Sequence from the Anaerobranca californiensis DSM 14826 genome:
CTTTTTCATAAAAAAATTCCCCCAATAACTTATTATATACACTAATGGTCAATTCCAGCATTTTACATATACTAAAATTTTCAACAACCCATTCTCTATTATTTATTCCCAGCTTAGCTAATGGATTGCCCTCATTCCCTGTTTCCTTATTAGATAATACCATAATTAAACAATTGGTCAAGGCTTTAATATCTCCTT
This genomic interval carries:
- a CDS encoding glycosyltransferase, producing the protein GDIKALTNCLIMVLSNKETGNEGNPLAKLGINNREWVVENFSICKMLELTISVYNKLLGEFFYEKVI